The genomic window tttttaaccactcggatcgaaatccaccctcgaaattcgtaatcaacAGCCAAAAATGAATAAGAAACCGtcgagtttgtccatcagaattgaaaaggacacggtgacctctatttggcgcctagactaatattATGTATCTCAAACTGCTCTTCATTTTTAGCGCAAATTTTATCTTTTTAATAGATTTTCCGTTGCACAATAAAGTAAATAACAGAAtgtacacttctccaagaaattaacgcaccaccttaaaattgGAACATTTTTGATgtatcgaatttcctaaacctgttgtccgatttgagtaattttttaatatgttatagccttattcttgaAGAATATTACTGTAGTAATGTTATTGCTAGACaagtaaatgtcattgtataccgtgtgtaacaatcatactgtggttttttctcaaagttaggaacaccctgtggaatattctagtatttataaaatattgaaattaaaactcaattgtaggtTTAGGCTTTAGCTTTGcctaacattttgttttttgatatatgtattcgcttatgttcgataataaaaaagatacttatattatgtacttttatattacaaatgagaTTTGCTATTTGGTCTAGATGCTAgatcaatatcattccaaattATCCAAATCTCGAGAGCgactgtttctacctcttgtaaggttctaggaggtggcaaacgctgtcgtagttttctgccaattatgtcccTAAAATGTTAGATCGGGTTGAGATCTGGACTAAGTGGTGGCTAACACAAATTTCGAAGATTTgcctgttgtaaatattcggttacagttcGTGCAACGTGAGGTCTTGCATTACCGTGGATTAGCAAAACATTGGATGGTATCCAAATGGtggaccaaaggatggtatcctatcCTAGAGCATGGTATCATACTCTTCATATTCGTAAATTCTCGCACTTAAagtaatgcatttattttacatagcgatcgataatatagtttcgatcgtcaggtaaaataaatacactattttaaatgcgagaattcacgaatatgaagagtacggtaccatgctctaggctaggataccatcctttggtctccgtagtgaacgcacGCTAAGGTCGCTGCTTGAACACAATCATGGCGGGCcaaattccttgtagcgcgttccatttccaTCAAACAACAAAAACAATTACGGACTTAATTGAagctttaaataataaattactaATTTTCACAACTAACCAGACAGTTTTGGACtgtaaacaatttttgacatttatcaaattaataatttctcgtagcctactttaggcttgtttattaaactaagcagaaaatgaggatatactaatgaaaaacatggctagttgtcaaagtacctaactcttttattgtccaacataatataatgaatcaaaaaacaaaatgttaagaaaacctgagtctatagttaggttttaatttcagtattttataaattctagaatattccacaggatgttgcgaactttaagaaaaaacccagtttgattggttcacccggtatacaatggcaatttacctgtctagcaacaatattattacagcgatatggttatagaataaggctataacatattaaaaaatccctAAAATCGGACAATaaatttaggaaattcgagacatcaaaatgaccaattttaaggtgtgcgttaatttcttggagaagtgtagatAGAGGCATGAGAATTTAGATCAAAATTTAAGTAGAGGCCTAGTTAGCAAAGTGAGTTCTTAATTATTTTTCGTATCTCGATGCCTTTTTGTGTAAACTTTTGTCGTTTATAACTTTATCAGAGCTCGTTTTAAGACTCGAGAAACTTTTAATGATTTTATCTCAGGTTTGTCGAATCCATGGTTCCATTCCAGATAAGCATAATACAAACATCTTAATCTTTTACTTTAATCATCATGTTTTATCATCtttgcttatttttattaaatattccACGCATGTGTTCCAATGAAGTATGAAGTTCCGCAATGTACAGTTGAATCCGCAAGTCTTTACTCgtacgtcatcatttaaagcatacgaaataagtcggaaatttactaaacacaacggcaagtggatattattccgatcacgggttatagtataaaatttgacgttatcaaataaatagaatgtcaaatttaagttttgctttaaaattttggtgcatatttacagctacatttgaagtagcttaataaattattttattatcatcgattaataaataaataaacaatttataaaaaaattcgataacatattttctttttgttattttattcactttggcggaacctttaacacaagcattcaactgtgtcaacaatgaggttagctttgtacgttgtcaaaattaatcGTAAAATAAAAACTCCAATATAagattagttgtgaaaacaactgtttgtatagtataaaaaaccttcaaaatgcaaaaattcgacaaaataacagcaaaaaattcaacaaactgacagccacaaaagtaaacaaaccaaaacgtcagaaatggTACATACTTAAAATGTGAAAACATCCCTAATCGTCTTTTTTtatacctatctcttttcaatgtactgaggctagatcgttcataaaaataacatgtatagTATATGGCTTAACACCCCATATGGGGTTTCGCCGCTTTCGCTTTCCAGATCTATTTTACGGGGTGGATCAGTCCCCATGATCATtgtatttgttcactaatatgtctCCATTTCGTCCGGTGTATTGCCTTCTCTTTCCATTTAGTAATTCCTGCTCCTCTTAGGTCCTCCTCTACTTCAGTTAACCATTTCGATCTGGGTCGACCAAGTCTCCTTTTTCCTCCTGGTTGCCACAATACCATAGCTTTTGGTACTGATTCTGGTCCTTGTCTCCATATATGACCCAGCCATTTGGttctttgtacttttattttctttactatatcttcaccatttaattcttctaaaatttctttattcgttCTCCTTCTATACTCTTGTTCTTTGATTCTCACTGGACCCAGTATTGTCTTTATTATCTTCCGTTCATTTATCCTTaatttcttttcttctttttttgtcgtAGTCATCGTTTCTGCTGCATACAGCGTTATtggtcttattattgttttatattattcatttttgtttgtttgatCACTATTTTACTCTTTAGTAGTTTTCTATTTGCTTGATATAACCGGTTTGTCGCAGTTAATCTTTCTGCCATCTCCGTTTCTCTTTCCCCTTTGTTGTTTATCATAACGCCCAGgtaataaaaataacatgtgtttttacttaataacaggcggtagctggtttgtcattagtttcatgcgtggaagagaatgatgctagataaaaattatgtgttttatctcgtcaggtattaatgacgcacgggtaaagactcgtggactcaagtgTACCTTCCTTTGTCGAAGGCTCTAGTCGAAATCGCAAACCTATCATCAGAATGTAGCAGGCGTTGGTTACCAATACTAAAAGATGTCAAAAACAAGAATATACCAATTACaattatacataatacatatacaATACACAATACACAATCATATAATACATAAACACACAACACACAGTACATAAACGCATAATGAATTAATACGAAAATACTCAAAATAACCAGAATTTGATATTCCGAGAGCCCAAACTACACCCTCACTTTTTTTTAACTAAAGAGCATGGTATTGCCTGCAAGATCGAGGCCAAGTTTCCAAACCGGTTTGAAAATCATAACCCAACTTAACAAGTTGTTTATGCTTTGCGCGCAATgttcaaataaaacttttttaattaaaacaatttttgacAACGATTTCCAGAGTGGAAATACTAATTTTACTTCTGTATTAAATATGTgctatgttttaaattatgttaatATATCAAACCGTTTAGATCTACATAAAATACAGTATCTACATAAAGCACAATATATTATCTTGTAGTTATTATTTAATAACACATTACTTAATTTACTAGTAACTTAAAAAACACTTTTTTCtaatattgtttttcttttgttacAGATCATGGACATATCTCGAAGTCAAAACCACCTGAAGCAATAATGATTCAATCGACTGATCTTCAATAGCCTGTAGATACCTTCTAGAAGTTAAAACAAGTTAACAAGTCTGATAATAGTAATAAGTGAATGAAAACACTGTCATTATGAAAACCACGAGCGCCTATCTCGTGGTCTTTCTCACGTGCATTCTAGCAGCACTTCCAAGTCTAGCCAGTTCTTCGGTCATTTCTTCCGAGCCCGAAGGACGATGCGAAGAAATCACCATACCGATGTGCCTCGGAATAGGATACAACTACACTCGAATGCCAAACGAGCTCAACCACGAGACTCAAGACGAAGCTGGTCTAGAGGTCCACCAGTTCTGGCCGCTAGTAGAAATAAGATGCTCACCAGATCTGAAGTTTTTCCTGTGCTCCATGTACGCACCCATATGTTTAGAAGACTTTCTCAAACCATTACCGCCCTGTAGAGGTATCTGTACTAGGGCGCGAATTGGCTGTGAACCCATCATGACTCAATACGGGTTTAAATGGCCTGAAAGGATGGAATGTGATCATTTTCCCGTGCAAGGAGGAGATGTCCTTTGCATGGACCAACCTGCTCAAAACAATGCTTCGTCAACTCCTACACCCAAGTCGAACCGGAAATCAATGAAACCCTGTAAACCCGGTTCAAAAAACTGCACAGTTCCCCTaggagatccaaaaagaaaagagtgcaaatgtcaatgtcaacAACCCCTCGTCTCCATGGGGAGAGAAATGCAACTAGGCATAAATCGAAGCGTCGCCGGCATCGCAAATTGTGCGTACCCTTGCAAGGAAACGTACTTCAACCCAGACGAAAAGGAGTTCGCCACCATATGGATAACGCTGTGGTCAGGTCTATGCGCCGCCAGCACCCTAATGACACTTACCACGTTTTTCATAGAAACGGAAAGGTTCAAGTACCCTGAGAGACCAATAGTATTCTTATCTGCATGCTACTTTTTGGTATCCGTCGGATACTTAATAAGAGTAGGAGTGGGCCATGAAGAAGTTGCCTGCGACGGAAGCATTATCAAGTATACCTCGAATGGACCGAGTCTTTGTACAGCTGTGTTTTTATTAGTTTATTTCTTTGGCATGGCTTCTTCCATATGGTGGGTGGTTCTATCTCTTACGTGGTTTTTAGCTGCTGGACTGAAATGGGGAAACGAAGCGATTGCTAGTTATGCTCAGTATTTCCACATAGCAGCTTGGCTGATCCCTACCTTCCAAACTTTAGCTGTGCTACTTTCGGGGGCAGTTGATGGAGACCCAGTCTCTGGCATTTGTTACGTTGGAAATATGAATATGGATAACTTATGGACTTTTGTTTTGGCTCCTTTGGTGGTCTACTTAATACTTGGTACTAGTTTTCTATTAGCTGGATTTGTTTCGCTGTTTAGAATAAGAAATGTTATCAAAAAGCAAGGAGGTGCTGGAGCTGGTTCCAAAGCTGACAAATTAGAAAAGCTGATGATTCGCATAGGAATATTTAGCGTATTATATACTGTACCTGCTACAATAGTCATC from Diabrotica virgifera virgifera chromosome 5, PGI_DIABVI_V3a includes these protein-coding regions:
- the LOC126884667 gene encoding frizzled-2, with protein sequence MKTTSAYLVVFLTCILAALPSLASSSVISSEPEGRCEEITIPMCLGIGYNYTRMPNELNHETQDEAGLEVHQFWPLVEIRCSPDLKFFLCSMYAPICLEDFLKPLPPCRGICTRARIGCEPIMTQYGFKWPERMECDHFPVQGGDVLCMDQPAQNNASSTPTPKSNRKSMKPCKPGSKNCTVPLGDPKRKECKCQCQQPLVSMGREMQLGINRSVAGIANCAYPCKETYFNPDEKEFATIWITLWSGLCAASTLMTLTTFFIETERFKYPERPIVFLSACYFLVSVGYLIRVGVGHEEVACDGSIIKYTSNGPSLCTAVFLLVYFFGMASSIWWVVLSLTWFLAAGLKWGNEAIASYAQYFHIAAWLIPTFQTLAVLLSGAVDGDPVSGICYVGNMNMDNLWTFVLAPLVVYLILGTSFLLAGFVSLFRIRNVIKKQGGAGAGSKADKLEKLMIRIGIFSVLYTVPATIVIGCHLYENTFHEEWMKSLACTCPANVISMKERPIYSVLMLKYFMALAVGITSGVWIWSGKTVDSWRRLSRRLLGRSDLSGANAALIKNRNKPPPPGFLMAGPGSASLLGPTGSVASASQHHLHHHVLKQPPLSHV